A region from the Drosophila mauritiana strain mau12 chromosome 2L, ASM438214v1, whole genome shotgun sequence genome encodes:
- the LOC117150580 gene encoding pyruvate kinase, protein MSLSAKSVLKEGSTQLSHICELDLVQQASHQRLVSLIATISVSSRNADTIYTMIMRGVNIFRLNFSHESHEMHSKTIELINEALERIHKETGQIRTVAIAADTRGPQIRTGLLDGDVFLRSGDNLRLSINRDLYDKGNKEAVYVDYPNIINLTKTGDRLFIDDGRLLLHILEVGVDGLLCEVIHGGQLNNNCNVILPEIEIDLPAVSEKDMFDIQFSIKANVDFLFASAVRSAKNVKELRTVLGEKGKHIKIIAKMDSKIALSRFSEILRAADGLLLSRADLGTQIPIEKLFITQKSILGQCNKAGKPVIVASHILESMRTLPHPTRAECFDLANSIIDGADCIMLSSEVAIGSYPKETVATCDTLCREAEKVLWFRDLFSDLVSEVRGELDAAHSLAIAAVETAKRTNATLIIVLTTSGRSATLVSKFRPRCPIVAITRCERTARWVYLHRGILPILYTSEPSTDYATDVDARVQFAMTSAKKWGIIDDGDPIVIVSAWKDGGGFTNNVRVVYAFFEADRVDCLFRSDRRHSRKNTNLQMANREPGDKKSINA, encoded by the exons ATGTCGTTGTCCGCGAAATCCGTGCTAAAGGAGGGCTCCACCCAGCTGAGCCACATCTGCGAGCTGGACCTTGTGCAGCAGGCGTCCCATCAGCGCCTGGTGTCCCTGATCGCGACCATATCGGTCAGTTCACGGAACGCAGACACCATATACACCATGATAATGCGCGGAGTGAACATATTCCGTCTGAACTTCTCCCACGAATCGCACGAGATGCACTCGAAAACAATCGAGCTAATCAACGAGGCGCTGGAGAGGATTCATAAGGAGACGGGCCAGATTCGAACGGTCGCCATTGCGGCGGACACGCGTGGACCCCAGATCCGTACTGGCCTACTGGATGGAGATGTGTTCCTGCGCAGCGGCGATAATCTGCGGCTCTCTATCAACAGGGATCTGTACGACAAGGGCAACAAGGAGGCGGTCTACGTGGACTACCCGAACATCATCAACCTGACCAAAACGGGCGATCGTCTGTTCATCGACGACGGTAGGTTGTTGCTCCACATCTTGGAGGTGGGTGTGGATGGTCTGCTGTGCGAGGTCATTCACGGCGGCCAGCtgaacaacaactgcaacgtGATTCTGCCGGAGATCGAGATCGATCTGCCCGCCGTCTCTGAGAAGGACATGTTCGACATCCAGTTCAGCATAAAGGCCAACGTTGACTTCCTCTTCGCATCCGCCGTGCGCAGTGCCAAGAACGTGAAGGAGCTGCGAACGGTGCTCGGCGAGAAGGGCAAGCACATCAAGATCATCGCCAAGATGGACAGCAAGATAGCTCTGAGCAGGTTCTCGGAGATTCTGCGTGCGGCGGATGGATTGCTGCTCTCGCGAGCGGACCTGGGCACCCAGATACCCATCGAAAAGCTCTTCATCACCCAGAAGAGCATACTGGGCCAGTGCAACAAGGCAGGCAAGCCGGTCATAGTGGCCTCCCACATCCTCGAATCCATGCGCACTCTGCCCCATCCCACGCGCGCCGAGTGCTTCGATTTGGCCAACTCCATCATCGATGGAGCAGACTGCATCATGCTATCGTCGGAAGTGGCCATTGGGTCGTATCCCAAGGAGACGGTGGCCACCTGCGACACATTGTGCCGGGAGGCCGAGAAGGTTCTCTGGTTCCGAGACCTATTTTCCGACCTGGTCAGCGAGGTGCGTGGCGAGCTGGACGCGGCCCACTCGCTGGCTATTGCAGCCGTGGAGACGGCAAAGCGCACCAACGCCACCCTGATCATCGTGCTGACCACCTCGGGCCGCTCGGCCACTCTGGTCAGCAAGTTCCGACCCCGTTGTCCCATCGTGGCCATCACGCGCTGCGAACGGACCGCCCGCTGGGTCTACCTGCATCGTGGAATCCTGCCGATTCTGTACACCTCGGAGCCCAGCACGGACTACGCCACCGATGTGGACGCTCGGGTGCAGTTCGCCATGACCTCTGCCAAGAAGTGGGGCATCATCGACGACGGCGATCCCATTGTGATTGTGAGTGCCTGGAAGGATGGCGGCGGGTTCACCAACAATGTCCGTGTGGTCTACGCCTTCTTCGAGGCGGACCGCGTGGATTGCCTGTTCCGGTCGGACAGGCGGCATTCTCGAAAGAACACCAACCTGCAGATGGCAAATCGGGAGCCTGGTG ATAAGAAGAGTATTAATGCGTAG
- the LOC117150581 gene encoding glucose-6-phosphatase 2, whose product MESMVHIISEAYHKTLTRELFINEWAQERLSFGKPLWHFLSVQMEPNNMFNIVIPLCGIFSQEILLHLFSAFTLISTLNSFEKWIFPETRPLWFLREQFANKVVVEKPAVALESHQLSCEMTGGHPCAHSMTFTVFVLILSSFFFVRYWYRSVAWRSPFCRCIMYLLIIGMVVCMWLSRLYLATEFLHQCILGSYLGIRALSTFEGNVKYLFSRPRRYAVSAVCFLGGLALSVYYVKLELNIDPHWSVREAFKWCPEPTYLRHEVGPIFALVRDLGNLMGLALASPLYKLEMKQSSFWRRCRFLGVLEFVNYGLRLSTFKQSGRFVFLTYEFLRNAIHSLVLVKYVSNFY is encoded by the exons ATGGAGTCGATGGTGCACATTATTTCGGAAGCGTACCATAAAACGCTCACGCGGGAGCTTTTCATCAACGAATGGGCTCAGGAACG CTTGAGTTTTGGAAAGCCCCTTTGGCATTTTCTCAGCGTTCAGATGGAGCCAAACAACATGTTCAACATCGTTATTCCGCTATGTGGCATCTTCAGTCAGGAAATCCTACTGCACCTCTTCTCGGCATTTACCCTGATCAGCACACTGAACTCCTTCGAAAAGTG GATATTTCCGGAGACGCGTCCTTTGTGGTTTCTGCGAGAGCAGTTTGCCAATAAAGTGGTTGTAGAGAAGCCCGCGGTGGCCTTGGAAAGTCATCAGCTGAGCTGCGAGATGACCGGTGGACACCCCTGCGCCCACTCAATGACCTTCACGGTGTTCGTGCTCATCCTGAGCTCGTTCTTCTTCGTCCGCTACTGGTATCGCTCCGTGGCCTGGCGCTCTCCTTTCTGCCGCTGCATAATGTACTTGCTGATCATTGGAATGGTGGTCTGTATGTGGCTGAGTCGCCTCTACCTGGCCACCGAGTTTCTGCACCAGTGCATACTGGGCAGCTACTTGGGCATCAGGGCTCTCAGCACCTTCGAGGGAAATGTGAAGTACTTGTTCTCGCGACCACGTCGCTATGCGGTCTCAGCTGTTTGCTTCTTGGGCGGATTGGCATTGTCGGTGTACTATGTGAAGCTGGAACTCAATATCGATCCCCATTGGTCGGTGCGCGAG GCGTTTAAATGGTGTCCGGAACCCACATATTTGCGTCATGAAGTTGGTCCAATCTTTGCACTTGTCAGAGATCTGGGAAATCTAATGGGACTGGCTTTGGCCTCGCCACTATATAAGCT GGAAATGAAACAATCATCATTTTGGCGGCGATGCCGATTCCTAGGAGTCCTGGAGTTTGTCAACTATGGATTGCGCCTTTCCACGTTTAAGCAGTCTGGTCGCTTCGTTTTCTTGACCTAtgagttcttaagaaatgccATTCATTCCCTAGTACTGGTTAAGTACGTATCGAATTTTTACTAG
- the LOC117136432 gene encoding dual oxidase isoform X1 — protein MSVPSAPHRRAENKSRTKLRLHWPGATYGGALLLLLISYGLDLGSVHCYEKMYSQTEKQRYDGWYNNLAHPDWGSVDSHLVRKAPPSYSDGVYAMAGANRPSTRRLSRLFMRGKDGLGSKFNRTALLAFFGQLVANEIVMASESGCPIEMHRIEIEKCDEMYDRECRGDKYIPFHRAAYDRDTGQSPNAPREQINQMTAWIDGSFIYSTSEAWLNAMRSFHNGTLLTEKDGKLPVRNTMRVPLFNNPVPSVMKMLSPERLFLLGDPRTNQNPAILSFAILFLRWHNTLAQRIKRVHPDWSDEDIYQRARHTVIASLQNVIVYEYLPAFLGTSLPPYEGYKQDIHPGIGHIFQAAAFRFGHTMIPPGIYRRDGQCNFKETPMGYPAVRLCSTWWDSSGFFADTSVEEVLMGLASQISEREDPVLCSDVRDKLFGPMEFTRRDLGALNIMRGRDNGLPDYNTARESYGLKRHKTWTDINPPLFETQPELLDMLKEAYDNQLDDVDVYVGGMLESYGQPGEFFTAVIKEQFQRLRDADRFWFENERNGIFTPEEIAELRKITLWDIIVNSTDVKEEEIQKDVFMWRTGDPCPQPMQLNATELEPCTYLEGYDYFSGSELMFIYVCVFLGFVPILCAGAGYCVVKLQNSKRRRLKIRQEALRAPQHKGSVDKMLAREWLHANHKRLVTVKFGPEAAIYTVDRKGEKLRTFSLKHIDVVSVEESATNHIKKKPYILLRVPSDHDLVLELESYGARRKFVKKLEDFLLLHKKEMTLMEVNRDIMLARAETRERRQKRLEYFFREAYALTFGLRPGERRRRSDASSDGEVMTVMRTSLSKAEFAAALGMKPNDMFVRKMFNIVDKDQDGRISFQEFLETVVLFSRGKTDDKLRIIFDMCDNDRNGVIDKGELSEMMRSLVEIARTTSLGDDQVTELIDGMFQDVGLEHKNHLTYQDFKLMMKEYKGDFVAIGLDCKGAKQNFLDTSTNVARMTSFNIEPMQDKPRHWLLAKWDAYITFLEENRQNIFYLFLFYVVTIVLFVERFIHYSFMAEHTDLRHIMGVGIAITRGSAASLSFCYSLLLLTMSRNLITKLKEFPIQQYIPLDSHIQFHKIAACTALFFSVLHTVGHIVNFYHVSTQSHENLRCLTREVHFASDYKPDITFWLFQTVTGTTGVMLFIIMCIIFVFAHPTIRKKAYNFFWNMHTLYIGLYLLSLIHGLARLTGPPRFWMFFLGPGIVYTLDKIVSLRTKYMALDVIDTDLLPSDVIKIKFYRPPNLKYLSGQWVRLSCTAFRPHEMHSFTLTSAPHENFLSCHIKAQGPWTWKLRNYFDPCNYNPEDQPKIRIEGPFGGGNQDWYKFEVAVMVGGGIGVTPYASILNDLVFGTSTNRYSGVACKKVYFLWICPSHKHFEWFIDVLRDVEKKDVTNVLEIHIFITQFFHKFDLRTTMLYICENHFQRLSKTSIFTGLKAVNHFGRPDMSSFLKFVQKKHSYVSKIGVFSCGPRPLTKSVMSACDEVNKTRKLPYFIHHFENFG, from the exons AGAAAATGTATAGTCAGACCGAGAAACAGCGCTACGACGGCTGGTACAATAACCTGGCCCATCCCGACTGGGGATCCGTGG ATAGCCACCTGGTACGCAAGGCGCCGCCCTCCTATTCGGATGGGGTTTACGCAATGGCAGGTGCCAACCGGCCCTCGACCCGCAGGCTCAGCCGGCTGTTTATGCGCGGAAAGGACGGCCTGGGGTCAAAGTTTAACCGGACCGCACTGCTGGCCTTCTTCGGCCAGCTGGTGGCCAACGAAATTGTGATGGCCTCGGAGTCCGGCTGCCCCATCGAGATGCACCGCATCGAGATCGAGAAGTGCGACGAGATGTACGACCGAGAGTGCCGTGGCGACAAGTACATACCCTTCCATCGAGCGGCCTACGATCGGGATACCGGGCAGAGCCCGAATGCGCCGAGGGAGCAG ATAAATCAAATGACTGCTTGGATTGATGGCAGTTTCATTTACAGCACCTCCGAGGCCTGGCTCAATGCCATGCGCTCCTTCCACAATGGCACCCTGCTCACCGAGAAGGATGGGAAGCTTCCGGTGCGGAACACCATGCGGGTGCCGCTCTTCAACAATCCGGTGCCGAGTGTCATGAAGATGCTCAGTCCGGAGCGACTGTTCC TTCTTGGCGATCCTCGCACAAATCAGAACCCTGCGATCCTCTCCTTCGCCATCCTCTTCCTGCGCTGGCACAACACCCTGGCCCAGCGAATCAAGCGGGTGCATCCGGATTGGAGCGATGAGGATATCTATCAGCGGGCACGCCACACGGTGATTGCCAGTCTGCAGAATGTGATAGTCTACGAGTACCTGCCCGCCTTCCTGGGCACCTCGTTGCCACCATACGAGGGCTACAAGCAGGACATACATCCTGGCATTGGCCACATCTTCCAGGCGGCTGCCTTTCGATTTGGCCACACGATGATCCCGCCGGGAATTTACAGGCGGGATGGTCAGTGCAACTTTAAGGAAACGCCCATGGGTTACCCGGCGGTCCGACTCTGCTCCACTTGGTGGGACTCTAGC GGATTCTTTGCCGACACCAGCGTGGAGGAGGTACTGATGGGCCTGGCCTCGCAAATATCCGAACGTGAGGATCCGGTTCTCTGCTCAGATGTGCGGGACAAACTGTTCGGACCCATGGAATTCACACGACGGGATCTGGGTGCTCTCAACATAATGCGGGGTCGGGACAATGGACTACCTGACTACAATACCGCTAGGGAGTCCTATGGACTGAAAAGGCACAAGACCTGGACGGATATCAATCCTCCGTTGTTCGAAACGCAGCCAGAGCTCTTGGA CATGCTAAAGGAGGCATACGATAACCAGCTGGATGATGTGGATGTCTATGTGGGTGGTATGCTGGAGTCCTACGGTCAGCCGGGCGAGTTCTTCACGGCCGTAATCAAGGAGCAGTTCCAGCGACTGCGGGATGCCGATCGATTTTGGTTCGAAAACGAGCGCAACGGCATATTTACTCCCGAGGAGATCGCCGAGCTGCGCAAGATCACCCTTTGGGACATCATAGTGAACAGCACGGATGTGAAGGAGGAGGAGATCCAAAAGGATGTGTTCATGTGGCGCACTGGGGATCCCTGTCCGCAGCCAATGCAGCTGAATGCCACCGAACTGGAGCCGTGCACTTACTTGGAGGGCTACGACTACTTCTCCGGCTCGGAGCTGATGTTCATCTACGTGTGTGTCTTCCTTGGATTTGTGCCCATCTTGTGCGCCGGAGCCGGATACTGTGTGGTCAAGCTGCAGAACAGCAAGCGCCGTCGGCTGAAGATCCGTCAGGAGGCACTGAGGGCACCGCAGCACAAGGGATCCGTGGACAAGATGCTTGCCAGGGAGTGGCTGCACGCCAACCACAAGAGACTGGTCACGGTTAAATTCGGGCCAGAGGCGGCCATCTACACGGTGGACAGGAAGGGCGAGAAGCTGCGCACCTTTAGTTTGAAGCACATCGACGTGGTCAGTGTGGAGGAGTCGGCCACGAATCACATCAAGAAGAAACCTTACATCCTGCTACGTGTTCCCAGCGATCATGATCTGGTGCTTGAGCTGGAATCTTACGGAGCACGCAGGAAGTTTGTAAAGAAGCTGGAGGATTTCTTACTGCTCCACAAGAAGGAGATGACTTTGATGGAGGTCAACAGGGACATAATGTTGGCGCGGGCGGAGACACGTGAGCGGCGCCAAAAGCGACTGGAGTATTTCTTCCGGGAGGCTTACGCCCTGACCTTTGGCCTGAGACCCGGAGAACGACGAAGGCGTTCAGATGCCTCCAGTGATGGCGAGGTAATGACCGTGATGCGGACCAGTCTTTCCAAGGCAGAATTCGCCGCCGCTCTGGGCATGAAACCCAACGATATGTTTGTGCGCAAGATGTTTAACATTGTGGACAAGGATCAGGATGGCAGGATTAGCTTCCAGGAGTTCCTGGAGACCGTAGTCCTCTTCTCTCGTGGCAAAACGGACGACAAGCTGCGTATAATCTTTGATATGTGTGATAATGATCGTAATGGAGTCATTGACAAAGGCGAACTGAGCGAGATGATGCGATCGTTGGTGGAGATTGCAAGGACGACGAGCCTGGGTGACGACCAGGTCACGGAACTGATCGATGGCATGTTCCAGGATGTGGGGCTGGAGCACAAAAACCATCTGACCTACCAGGACTTCAAGCTGATGATGAAGGAGTATAAGGGTGACTTTGTGGCCATCGGACTGGACTGCAAGGGAGCCAAGCAGAACTTCCTGGACACCTCGACGAACGTGGCCCGGATGACTTCGTTCAACATCGAGCCGATGCAGGACAAGCCACGTCACTGGTTGCTGGCCAAATGGGATGCATACATCACGTTCCTCGAGGAGAACCGGCAGAACATATTCTACCTGTTCCTCTTCTACGTGGTCACCATAGTTCTGTTCGTTGAGCGCTTCATCCACTACTCGTTCATGGCGGAGCACACCGATCTGCGGCACATCATGGGCGTGGGCATTGCCATCACCAGGGGTTCCGCCGCATCGCTGTCCTTCTGCTActccctgctgctgctgaccaTGTCCCGGAATCTGATCACCAAGCTGAAGGAGTTCCCCATCCAGCAGTACATTCCCCTGGACTCGCACATACAGTTCCACAAGATTGCCGCCTGCACGGCGCTCTTCTTTTCCGTGCTGCACACGGTGGGTCACATTGTGAACTTCTATCACGTGTCCACCCAATCGCACGAGAACCTGCGCTGCCTGACGCGCGAGGTGCACTTCGCATCCGACTACAAGCCGGATATCACCTTCTGGCTCTTCCAGACGGTCACCGGCACCACAGGCGTCATGCTGTTCATCATCATGTGCATCATCTTCGTGTTCGCCCATCCTACGATCCGCAAGAAGGCCTACAACTTCTTCTGGAACATGCACACCCTGTACATCGGCTTGTATCTACTAAGTCTGATCCACGGACTGGCCCGACTGACCGGACCACCACGTTTCTGGATGTTCTTCCTTGGCCCCGGAATCGTGTACACGCTGGACAAGATAGTCTCGCTGCGCACCAAGTACATGGCGTTGGATGTGATTGACACGGATCTCCTGCCCTCCGACGTGATCAAGATCAAGTTCTATCGGCCACCGAATCTAAAGTACCTGTCCGGCCAATGGGTGCGGTTGTCCTGTACCGCCTTCCGGCCGCACGAGATGCACAGCTTCACGCTGACCTCGGCGCCGCACGAGAACTTCCTCAGCTGCCACATCAAGGCCCAAGGTCCGTGGACGTGGAAGCTGCGCAACTACTTCGATCCCTGTAACTACAATCCTGAGGACCAGCCCAAGATCCGCATCGAGGGACCATTCGGTGGTGGCAACCAGGACTGGTACAAGTTCGAGGTGGCTGTGATGGTGGGCGGCGGCATCGGGGTCACTCCCTACGCCTCCATCCTCAACGACCTGGTCTTCGGAACCAGTACCAATCGATACTCGGGCGTGGCCTGCAAGAAGGTGTACTTCCTGTGGATCTGCCCATCGCACAAGCACTTTGAGTGGTTCATCGACGTCCTGCGCGATGTGGAGAAGAAGGATGTGACCAACGTGCTGGAGATACACATATTCATCACGCAGTTCTTCCACAAGTTCGATCTGCGAACAACAATGCTG TACATCTGTGAGAATCACTTCCAGCGACTGTCGAAGACCTCGATTTTCACGGGTCTCAAGGCGGTGAATCACTTTGGTCGCCCAGATATGTCCAGCTTCTTGAAGTTCGTGCAAAAGAAGCACTCATAC GTCTCCAAGATAGGAGTCTTCTCCTGCGGTCCTCGTCCGCTGACCAAGAGCGTGATGTCTGCCTGTGATGAAGTGAACAAGACGCGCAAGCTGCCCTATTTCATTCACCACTTCGAGAACTTTGGATAG
- the LOC117136432 gene encoding dual oxidase isoform X2, whose translation MRRGSSTSEAWLNAMRSFHNGTLLTEKDGKLPVRNTMRVPLFNNPVPSVMKMLSPERLFLLGDPRTNQNPAILSFAILFLRWHNTLAQRIKRVHPDWSDEDIYQRARHTVIASLQNVIVYEYLPAFLGTSLPPYEGYKQDIHPGIGHIFQAAAFRFGHTMIPPGIYRRDGQCNFKETPMGYPAVRLCSTWWDSSGFFADTSVEEVLMGLASQISEREDPVLCSDVRDKLFGPMEFTRRDLGALNIMRGRDNGLPDYNTARESYGLKRHKTWTDINPPLFETQPELLDMLKEAYDNQLDDVDVYVGGMLESYGQPGEFFTAVIKEQFQRLRDADRFWFENERNGIFTPEEIAELRKITLWDIIVNSTDVKEEEIQKDVFMWRTGDPCPQPMQLNATELEPCTYLEGYDYFSGSELMFIYVCVFLGFVPILCAGAGYCVVKLQNSKRRRLKIRQEALRAPQHKGSVDKMLAREWLHANHKRLVTVKFGPEAAIYTVDRKGEKLRTFSLKHIDVVSVEESATNHIKKKPYILLRVPSDHDLVLELESYGARRKFVKKLEDFLLLHKKEMTLMEVNRDIMLARAETRERRQKRLEYFFREAYALTFGLRPGERRRRSDASSDGEVMTVMRTSLSKAEFAAALGMKPNDMFVRKMFNIVDKDQDGRISFQEFLETVVLFSRGKTDDKLRIIFDMCDNDRNGVIDKGELSEMMRSLVEIARTTSLGDDQVTELIDGMFQDVGLEHKNHLTYQDFKLMMKEYKGDFVAIGLDCKGAKQNFLDTSTNVARMTSFNIEPMQDKPRHWLLAKWDAYITFLEENRQNIFYLFLFYVVTIVLFVERFIHYSFMAEHTDLRHIMGVGIAITRGSAASLSFCYSLLLLTMSRNLITKLKEFPIQQYIPLDSHIQFHKIAACTALFFSVLHTVGHIVNFYHVSTQSHENLRCLTREVHFASDYKPDITFWLFQTVTGTTGVMLFIIMCIIFVFAHPTIRKKAYNFFWNMHTLYIGLYLLSLIHGLARLTGPPRFWMFFLGPGIVYTLDKIVSLRTKYMALDVIDTDLLPSDVIKIKFYRPPNLKYLSGQWVRLSCTAFRPHEMHSFTLTSAPHENFLSCHIKAQGPWTWKLRNYFDPCNYNPEDQPKIRIEGPFGGGNQDWYKFEVAVMVGGGIGVTPYASILNDLVFGTSTNRYSGVACKKVYFLWICPSHKHFEWFIDVLRDVEKKDVTNVLEIHIFITQFFHKFDLRTTMLYICENHFQRLSKTSIFTGLKAVNHFGRPDMSSFLKFVQKKHSYVSKIGVFSCGPRPLTKSVMSACDEVNKTRKLPYFIHHFENFG comes from the exons ATGCGCCGAGGGAGCAG CACCTCCGAGGCCTGGCTCAATGCCATGCGCTCCTTCCACAATGGCACCCTGCTCACCGAGAAGGATGGGAAGCTTCCGGTGCGGAACACCATGCGGGTGCCGCTCTTCAACAATCCGGTGCCGAGTGTCATGAAGATGCTCAGTCCGGAGCGACTGTTCC TTCTTGGCGATCCTCGCACAAATCAGAACCCTGCGATCCTCTCCTTCGCCATCCTCTTCCTGCGCTGGCACAACACCCTGGCCCAGCGAATCAAGCGGGTGCATCCGGATTGGAGCGATGAGGATATCTATCAGCGGGCACGCCACACGGTGATTGCCAGTCTGCAGAATGTGATAGTCTACGAGTACCTGCCCGCCTTCCTGGGCACCTCGTTGCCACCATACGAGGGCTACAAGCAGGACATACATCCTGGCATTGGCCACATCTTCCAGGCGGCTGCCTTTCGATTTGGCCACACGATGATCCCGCCGGGAATTTACAGGCGGGATGGTCAGTGCAACTTTAAGGAAACGCCCATGGGTTACCCGGCGGTCCGACTCTGCTCCACTTGGTGGGACTCTAGC GGATTCTTTGCCGACACCAGCGTGGAGGAGGTACTGATGGGCCTGGCCTCGCAAATATCCGAACGTGAGGATCCGGTTCTCTGCTCAGATGTGCGGGACAAACTGTTCGGACCCATGGAATTCACACGACGGGATCTGGGTGCTCTCAACATAATGCGGGGTCGGGACAATGGACTACCTGACTACAATACCGCTAGGGAGTCCTATGGACTGAAAAGGCACAAGACCTGGACGGATATCAATCCTCCGTTGTTCGAAACGCAGCCAGAGCTCTTGGA CATGCTAAAGGAGGCATACGATAACCAGCTGGATGATGTGGATGTCTATGTGGGTGGTATGCTGGAGTCCTACGGTCAGCCGGGCGAGTTCTTCACGGCCGTAATCAAGGAGCAGTTCCAGCGACTGCGGGATGCCGATCGATTTTGGTTCGAAAACGAGCGCAACGGCATATTTACTCCCGAGGAGATCGCCGAGCTGCGCAAGATCACCCTTTGGGACATCATAGTGAACAGCACGGATGTGAAGGAGGAGGAGATCCAAAAGGATGTGTTCATGTGGCGCACTGGGGATCCCTGTCCGCAGCCAATGCAGCTGAATGCCACCGAACTGGAGCCGTGCACTTACTTGGAGGGCTACGACTACTTCTCCGGCTCGGAGCTGATGTTCATCTACGTGTGTGTCTTCCTTGGATTTGTGCCCATCTTGTGCGCCGGAGCCGGATACTGTGTGGTCAAGCTGCAGAACAGCAAGCGCCGTCGGCTGAAGATCCGTCAGGAGGCACTGAGGGCACCGCAGCACAAGGGATCCGTGGACAAGATGCTTGCCAGGGAGTGGCTGCACGCCAACCACAAGAGACTGGTCACGGTTAAATTCGGGCCAGAGGCGGCCATCTACACGGTGGACAGGAAGGGCGAGAAGCTGCGCACCTTTAGTTTGAAGCACATCGACGTGGTCAGTGTGGAGGAGTCGGCCACGAATCACATCAAGAAGAAACCTTACATCCTGCTACGTGTTCCCAGCGATCATGATCTGGTGCTTGAGCTGGAATCTTACGGAGCACGCAGGAAGTTTGTAAAGAAGCTGGAGGATTTCTTACTGCTCCACAAGAAGGAGATGACTTTGATGGAGGTCAACAGGGACATAATGTTGGCGCGGGCGGAGACACGTGAGCGGCGCCAAAAGCGACTGGAGTATTTCTTCCGGGAGGCTTACGCCCTGACCTTTGGCCTGAGACCCGGAGAACGACGAAGGCGTTCAGATGCCTCCAGTGATGGCGAGGTAATGACCGTGATGCGGACCAGTCTTTCCAAGGCAGAATTCGCCGCCGCTCTGGGCATGAAACCCAACGATATGTTTGTGCGCAAGATGTTTAACATTGTGGACAAGGATCAGGATGGCAGGATTAGCTTCCAGGAGTTCCTGGAGACCGTAGTCCTCTTCTCTCGTGGCAAAACGGACGACAAGCTGCGTATAATCTTTGATATGTGTGATAATGATCGTAATGGAGTCATTGACAAAGGCGAACTGAGCGAGATGATGCGATCGTTGGTGGAGATTGCAAGGACGACGAGCCTGGGTGACGACCAGGTCACGGAACTGATCGATGGCATGTTCCAGGATGTGGGGCTGGAGCACAAAAACCATCTGACCTACCAGGACTTCAAGCTGATGATGAAGGAGTATAAGGGTGACTTTGTGGCCATCGGACTGGACTGCAAGGGAGCCAAGCAGAACTTCCTGGACACCTCGACGAACGTGGCCCGGATGACTTCGTTCAACATCGAGCCGATGCAGGACAAGCCACGTCACTGGTTGCTGGCCAAATGGGATGCATACATCACGTTCCTCGAGGAGAACCGGCAGAACATATTCTACCTGTTCCTCTTCTACGTGGTCACCATAGTTCTGTTCGTTGAGCGCTTCATCCACTACTCGTTCATGGCGGAGCACACCGATCTGCGGCACATCATGGGCGTGGGCATTGCCATCACCAGGGGTTCCGCCGCATCGCTGTCCTTCTGCTActccctgctgctgctgaccaTGTCCCGGAATCTGATCACCAAGCTGAAGGAGTTCCCCATCCAGCAGTACATTCCCCTGGACTCGCACATACAGTTCCACAAGATTGCCGCCTGCACGGCGCTCTTCTTTTCCGTGCTGCACACGGTGGGTCACATTGTGAACTTCTATCACGTGTCCACCCAATCGCACGAGAACCTGCGCTGCCTGACGCGCGAGGTGCACTTCGCATCCGACTACAAGCCGGATATCACCTTCTGGCTCTTCCAGACGGTCACCGGCACCACAGGCGTCATGCTGTTCATCATCATGTGCATCATCTTCGTGTTCGCCCATCCTACGATCCGCAAGAAGGCCTACAACTTCTTCTGGAACATGCACACCCTGTACATCGGCTTGTATCTACTAAGTCTGATCCACGGACTGGCCCGACTGACCGGACCACCACGTTTCTGGATGTTCTTCCTTGGCCCCGGAATCGTGTACACGCTGGACAAGATAGTCTCGCTGCGCACCAAGTACATGGCGTTGGATGTGATTGACACGGATCTCCTGCCCTCCGACGTGATCAAGATCAAGTTCTATCGGCCACCGAATCTAAAGTACCTGTCCGGCCAATGGGTGCGGTTGTCCTGTACCGCCTTCCGGCCGCACGAGATGCACAGCTTCACGCTGACCTCGGCGCCGCACGAGAACTTCCTCAGCTGCCACATCAAGGCCCAAGGTCCGTGGACGTGGAAGCTGCGCAACTACTTCGATCCCTGTAACTACAATCCTGAGGACCAGCCCAAGATCCGCATCGAGGGACCATTCGGTGGTGGCAACCAGGACTGGTACAAGTTCGAGGTGGCTGTGATGGTGGGCGGCGGCATCGGGGTCACTCCCTACGCCTCCATCCTCAACGACCTGGTCTTCGGAACCAGTACCAATCGATACTCGGGCGTGGCCTGCAAGAAGGTGTACTTCCTGTGGATCTGCCCATCGCACAAGCACTTTGAGTGGTTCATCGACGTCCTGCGCGATGTGGAGAAGAAGGATGTGACCAACGTGCTGGAGATACACATATTCATCACGCAGTTCTTCCACAAGTTCGATCTGCGAACAACAATGCTG TACATCTGTGAGAATCACTTCCAGCGACTGTCGAAGACCTCGATTTTCACGGGTCTCAAGGCGGTGAATCACTTTGGTCGCCCAGATATGTCCAGCTTCTTGAAGTTCGTGCAAAAGAAGCACTCATAC GTCTCCAAGATAGGAGTCTTCTCCTGCGGTCCTCGTCCGCTGACCAAGAGCGTGATGTCTGCCTGTGATGAAGTGAACAAGACGCGCAAGCTGCCCTATTTCATTCACCACTTCGAGAACTTTGGATAG